The genomic interval CCAGGCCCCTGAGCTCGTCATGGCCTCGCAGGCGGTCCCAGAGCGTTGAACGCGCAAGCTCACGGGCAAGCCCTGAAGGCTCAGCCAGGTCGCACATGGCCTGAAACCCTTCGAACAGTACATTCAGCACGTGCCTTGCGACCGTCGCAGCCCCGTCCCCTCCCTCGGCGACGGCCCGCAGATACGCATACTGTGCCAGTCGATAACGCTGCCCAGGGCTGGCAACCGACTCGCTCTTGCCAATCACGCCCCAGTCGATAGTCAACGAGTTCACCACTGGCATGCCCGGCAGGGAGACCCAGTTCGTCTCGAACAAGCGGCTTTGCAACAGCGTGCTACGGAAGTAGGACGGCAACGGCCCCAGCCTCGTGTCACCGTCCAGCTCAGGATTCTGTCCTCGATAGAACCAGGTAAAGAAATTGTCGCTGCTGGCCGACGCTTCGAACCCGTCGGCGGCCTCATTCTCAATGAGCGAGTGACTGCGTTCGACTGTGCGCGCCCGGTATCGCTGGAAAATCCTGGCAACGGCATCATCGCCACCGATGTAGTCACCAATCCAGTGGTCGTAGGCTTCTTCGAGTTTGAACTTAAGCTCCGAGACGCTGCGTACACGGCGGACGAAAATCAATTGTTTCTTGCCTTCGACAAACGCCAACCGGTGTGTCTGCTGGCACACGCTGTCCATTTTGGGGTGCGGCGGCCTGCGCTTGAAGGACTTCTCGTAATCGTCCACCAGGTATTCGACGACACTGCGGTCTGCCGCGTCGCGTGACGAATCGCCTTCGCTCACGGCCTCAAGACCGTCGAACTCCACGGGCTGGTTCTTTTCGCCTGGCAGATAACTCTCGAACGAAGCCAGCATCCCCAGTTCAAAGCGATTCGAGCAATTCTCCTGCAGATGCTCGCTGACCTTCTTCTGCAACAGCGCGGCGAACAGCTTTTGCGCAACGGTCAACTTCACCTCCGCAGCCTCCCCGCTGCGATGCTCGCGGCGATACATGTTGCGCGTGTGGGCCACCTTGTCGAGGGTGAGGGTATTGAGGCGACGGACCAGCAAGCGACTGAGCGCCGCACGCATGTCGGGATCGGCCGGATCGCTCCCCTGAGGCAGGTCTGCCTGGCGATTGAAGCCGAACAATGCGAGCTGGTTACGCAACTGACCCAGGTCGCGATCGAATGGCGTCGCCGACAGCAGCAACAGTCGCTTGATCCGTCGGTTGTCGCCCAGCAAGGTCGCCAGCAAGCGGTTACGGTCGCTGCTTTCACGGCCGGCACGCAGGTTGTGCGCCTCGTCCACCACAACCAGGTCGAAGCGCGGCAGCATCTTGCCTAGCGCCTGCATCCAGACGTCCTTGACCTTGCGTTTGAGCTCAGCAGGCTTGCTGTTACCGCTCATAGCCCTCAGTTGCCTGACCAAAGGGGCCATCAGGTCCCGATACTGCGGCATTAACTCTTCAAACTGCCGGGTGTTGTTCAGCACCTGAGCAACCGTGTTGCCCAGCGCAAAGCTGAAAATCGATGTGCAGAGGAACATATCCCGCTCATTGCCACTGGCGACTGTCTGCACCAGCTCGGACAGGTTCCGACAGTCCTTGAAGGGCGTGACCGGACCGCCGCCCAGCCCTTTGACCGCCAGGTCATCGAGCCGATAGTTGGTTTGCACGAACGCTCGATAATCCTTGATCCATTTGTCGCGAACGTTGTTTTTCGGCAACAGGTACAGCACCCGCAGACCAGGGTTAAAATGCCGCATTAAGGCAGCCACACCAAGGCCTATATAGGTCTTGCCCATACCGACCTCATCGGCAAGGTACGCTACCCGGTGGTCCGCAAGCTTGTTGTACAAGGCGACGGCACCCAACAGCTGCTGCTCGGCCAGCCCCTGGAGGTCGCGGTTGTTGCCAGAAAAATCAATAACGGCCTCGGCCGTGGCCTTATTGATCCGCTGCATGGGAAACATCCTTCTTGCGTGAATTCGCAGCGCTCAAGGGACGCTGAAATTGAGCCCTGAACCAGTCAAGAAAACGCCTGCCTTCAGCCTCGTCGAGGTGACCCAGCAGCTCGTCGTTTTCCAGCTCGGTGATGACTGCCTCTACGCCCCTGACCAGGGTCACGCAACTGTGCCCCGGATACCGGTTCAACACGCTCTGCATGCTGACCAGCGTCAAATAGCGCACAACCAGCGTTTCCTCATCGCGGCCGCCATCCTTCACGCTGTCCAGCATGGCCTGCAAGGAATCGGGCTGACAGCCTGCGAGGTAATACGCCAGCTTTTTATGATTGCCGTCGGCCTCAGCCAGCGCCAGTGTGCGTTCCAGTTGCCAGAACGCACTGTTGACCTGTGAAAACTCTGAGAAAAAGCTCCTGCCCTCCCCCTCATCCACCATTTCCGACAACTGTTCGTCCACCACGTCGTTGGCGCGACGCCTGCTGAGCAGCTGCCGGGCCAACTCGCCAAACTGGCTGATCTTCTTGCTCAAGCGCATCTCGATGAACAGACGCAGCAGGCTTTGCAGGTCCATGGCCGGCAAATGGCTGGGACGACGGTAGATGTTGTACTGCGAGACCATGAGCCAACGCTCCACGCGATCGGTGCCTGACTGCCAGCGTACGTTGAGCAGTGAAGAACGCTGCAGTTGCTCACGTAACGCCGGCAGCGGCTGCGCTATCTGCCCGGCCCGATCGAAACCCAGAGTGCCGATGCTGCATTGCGAACTGTCCAGAAGCACCAGATCGCCGCTGATCGACTGCTGAGCCGTAACCTCCAGCACCTGACTTTCCCAGTCGTAGGCCAGGCGCAAAACGGGCATCGTCAACCCGTCCAGTGGTTCGGCGGTTTGCAGGCCAGGGTCGGCCGCAAACCCCGAGAGACTGACCGGCGAAGGTGCCAGCAACGGCACAAGGTCCCGCCCCTGGAGCAGGAACCCTGACTCGACGTTTACCTGAAATGCCTTGTGGCTGAAATTCACCGAACCGACGAATTGCCAGGGCCGTTTGCCCAGCCCTTGAAAAATCTTGGCGTGAAGACGACGAAACGGCTTGTCGTGCACCTTGTGGCTGTTGTGCCAATGCCCGGCCCAGTCGCACCATTGATCCACGTGGAAGGCACTGAACACTGCCGGATCAACCAACGCACGCCGCTCTTCGTCATAGGGCAGCAACAGGCGCACTGTCGCAAACTCGCTCATCAGCTCTTGCGTACTGCCACAGGTGGGCGTCTCGCCGAAAAACGGGCTGATGATTTCCAGCGTGCCAGACGCTTTCGCAGCCGATGGCGCGCGCAGGTGCTGATGAATGAAGTCGAGAAATGCCAGGCGCTCAGGTGCCGCCCCTGAGAAATAAAAGCTGCAGTCAGGATCATCGGCACTCGGCGACCACCCTGCCTGCACCTCGACAATACCGTTTAGAGCCGGTGTCGGTGTGGCGGCCTGGAAGAATTGCAATGCACGACGCAGCGGCTCAAGGACATTGCCTGGAGCACGGGTCGCCCGAAGTTCGACAAAGTGGCCAACCTCGATGTTGTCCCACCACCCCGCCTTGGTCAGATTGAATGACCCTGCCGCCAATACGATAACCGGCGCATCGTCATCCTCCCCCTGAACCACAAGGATCGCCAGCTTGGAATGTTGACAGCCATTGCCGACCCGTATGGGCAAGTAGTCGACTTCCAGGCGACTGCCGGCGGCAGGATTGAACACATCCACGTCATGGGCCACGGCGAAACGCCGGGCCTTGTCCTGCATCAAGGCCTGCAACTGGACATAGCGAATTTCATCCTGACTTGAGAGCGCTTGATCGCCCAGGAGCAAGGGAATGACTTCGAGTTCAAAAAAATCTGGTTCAAAACTGTAGGTCGTGAAGAAGGCAAAGCTCACTTCACGCTCACCGATGCACCTGCGAAACGCGTCACTGATGGTGTGTGCTTTCATGCGTGTTCGGCCCTGGCAATGGAGAGGAAGGCGTGGAGGAAAAAGCTGTAGTCCCACGCCTGATGACAATGTGCGGCCAGATTCTCAGGCAAGCTGGCGCGATCGACAGGGACCCTGACCCTGAGCCTATCGCCCTCCCAATGAAGCCAGGCCGCACCGCCTCGTGCGCCCGTCACGGCCCCGTTCTGAGCCATGAGCTGATCGATGAGCTGACCCGCATCCCCGTCATTGGCGGCATCGGTCAAACCCCGGAGGAAGCCGGCATGAGGCAAACCGGGCCGGTCCCAACCCGGGTGGAGAAATGGCTCACCCAGCCGCGAGTGCAGGTCATTGGCCAGTTCACTGCGGGCTCGCCCGTTCTGCCTTTGCAACCAGACGACCACGGTGTTGGCGAAGACCAATACCGGTTGCAACAACAGGATTTGCTTCAAGACGTCCTGCACCTGTGCATCGACCTGATGGGCGTCCACCGCCCACCGGGCGAATGAGCGAACGGATGCAGATGGCTCAGCGGACACGGCCAACCAGTGCTGAACCGCCTCATACAACGCCACTTGCAAGGGCCGCGCGCCGGCATACCGCAGCAGCGCCGACACCAGTTTTTTACGCATGCCCTGGTCATTGAGCAGGGCCGCAAAGCGGCGAGCCAGTTGCGACAACTGCTCCTTTCTTACCGCACCCTGAGTCGCCAACTCGCCGAAACGCTGCCACTGCGACAGGCCAAATGTCTCCAGCAAGGCATCCGTCAGGGCGATCCCTGCGCAGGTCAAGCGCCTGTCGCTCCCCTTGATCAGGCCGGCTTCCTGCAATGCCGAGGAATACAGCCCCCATAACCCGTAGCTGAGTTGATTGCTGAGGATCTGGGCTTTCTTGTGCATGCCCAGCGCCATCGAGTCGCGCCTGAAATTGGCAACGGCTAGCTGGCGACCCAACAGACTGGCCTCCAAAGAGGCTTCCAGTCGCAGGTAGGCGGCCAGTTGCTCGGCCCTGGCATAACGTTCCTGTACATCGTCCAGGGAACGGGATCTGGAACCTTCATGGGCATAACGGCAGGCCAGGAGCGCCACCATGAAATGGTCTGCGCGACTGGTCACCGTGGTCAGGTTACCGACCAGCTTGCGCCCCACAGCGCTCCAGATGGACTCGATGGCCAAGGGATCCCTGGCCCCCTTGGGGCGCAGCCTGTCATCGAGCAGAGATAGAACGGTAAGCATCAAAACGCCATCCTTGAGAAATTCGCGGCCAGGACCATCCATTACGCGGGCGACTCAACTTGTTGACGCTGCTGCCTCTTGAGTACCTGATCGCACGAAGGAAATCCGAAGCACCGGCCACGCCTGGCCAACATCGCAACTGGAGACGACAACATGAGTCGCAGTGCCAAACAGGAATCTGATCGGCCAAACGTGGCAAGCAGGCAATATGCCATCTTTTCGACCTGCAGCGACAGACACGACACATTCTGACCACCGCCCGCTCCATCCTGCCAGCTCCACTGCAATAGGAGATCAGTATGGGCGCCCGACTAAACCCCTTCGCACACGGCAGCCACCGCGCGGTAGACACCTGTGCGCTGTCGCTGAAGTGGAGTTTCCAGCTACTGCTGGATCTGGGAGGGCACCGCACGTTCATCAGTCGACACGGCCTCAACGACGATGATCTCGCTCATGAACTGGGCCTGGACAAATGGGTGGACGGTGACAACTACAGCCCCTCCCTTGCTCTGGCGACGCTGCGCAAATGCGCTCGCAGCTTCCAGGGCGATCACCCGAACACCCGCTACCCGGACAACCTGGCGAGCAATCTTGAGGCGTTGGGAGCATTGTTGGCGCTGCCTGAAGCAGAGCTTCAGGTACTGGGCTTTTGCGTACTGATGCACAGCGATCCGACGCTCAGTGATGCCACCGATCAGTTGGGTATGCTGGGGTTCAACCGCGCGCTGAAAGTGCTGTCCGTACTCCTGGGCCTGCCGCTGCCCAAGGTCGAAGCCTGCCTGGCGCATAACAGCCCGTTGATGCGCACCGGGCTGCTGGACATCAGCACCAGCCACCGCGCGGCAATGGCGCTGAGCTCGATGTTGTCGGTGAGCAATCCGGATCTGCCAGGTTTGCTGCGCTTCAGCAAAGGTACGCCCCTTGAGCTGTTTGCCTATGCATTTCGTGCCAGCCCGCCTGGCAGCTTGAACTGGGAGCACTACAGCCATATCAAGCAGCCGCTGGTCATCGCCGAACGCTACTTGAGCAAATCCCTGGCTCAAGCGCGTCAAGGTGTGAACATTCTGCTGTATGGCCCGCCTGGCACTGGCAAGACTCAGTTGACCCGCCTGATCGCCTGCCGCCTGGACAGCGCGCTTTACGAAGTCGCCTGCACTGACAGCCATGGCGACCCGGTGTCGGCCAAGCAACGCCTATGCTCGTTGCGCGCGGCCAACAGTGTGCTGCATTCGCAACGTGCCATGCTCGTACTGGACGAGATCGAAGATATCTTCCAGGCCGCCAACGCAACCGAAAGCAGCCGATCGCAAAAAGGCTGGATCAATCGCATGCTGGAAGAAAACACCCTTCCGTGTTTCTGGCTTAGCAACAGCATCGAAGCAATCGACGCTGCCCATATTCGCCGCTTCGACCTGGTGATCGAAGTCCCCAACCCGCCCTTGGCGCAGCGCAAGCAGATGCTGCGTGAATGTGGCGGTGGCAAGGTGAGCGATGAGTTGGTGGAACATCTCTGCGCACATGAACAGATGACACCCGCCGTGCTGGAGCGCGCTGTGCGTGTGGGGCGTAGCGTGTCGCAGCGCGCCGGCAAGCTGCTGGACAGCACCATTCGCTGCATCGTCGACGGAACCTTGAAGGCACAGGGTTTCGAAAAGCTGCAGCGTAACGAGAGCACGCTGCCGGCATTCTATTCGCCAGAATGGATCAATTCAGACCTGCCACTGGACGGACTGGTGGACGGTTTGCGCGCGCACCCCCAGGCGCGGCTGTGTTTCTACGGCCCTCCGGGTACCGGCAAAACCGCATTTTGTCAGTGGCTGGCGCACGCCCTGAACAAGCCATTGATGGTCAAGCGGGTTTCCGATCTGGTATCCCCCTACGTGGGCATGACCGAGCAGAATCTGGCGGACGCTTTCGAGCGCGCGCAACAAGAAGATGCCGTACTTCTGCTCGATGAGGTCGACAGCTTTCTGCAGGATCGGCGCAAGGCGCGACAAAGCTGGGAAGTCACCGCTGTCAATGAAATGCTCACGCAAATGGAGAGCTACCAGGGGCTGTTCATTGCCTCCACCAACCTGATCCGCGACCTGGATGAAGCGTCGCTGCGGCGCTTCGACCTCAAGGTGCATTTCGGCTATCTGGCGACCGCCCAGGCTCAAACCCTGTTTGCCGCTCACCTGAAAGCACTGTCGCTCAAGGATCCACAAAACAGTGCGGCTTCGCGCTTGCGCGGTGAGGCATTCCTGACGCCGGGTGATTTCGCCGCGATCGCGCGCCGTGGGCGTTTCAAGCCGTTCGCCAGCGCAGACGAGCTGGCCACCGCGCTGCTGGCCGAATGTCGATTGAAGTCCACCGGGCAACAGCGCCCTATCGGCTTCACACAATGGACAAACTAAAGATTGTCCTGTCGTCGC from Pseudomonas fortuita carries:
- a CDS encoding AAA family ATPase, which codes for MGARLNPFAHGSHRAVDTCALSLKWSFQLLLDLGGHRTFISRHGLNDDDLAHELGLDKWVDGDNYSPSLALATLRKCARSFQGDHPNTRYPDNLASNLEALGALLALPEAELQVLGFCVLMHSDPTLSDATDQLGMLGFNRALKVLSVLLGLPLPKVEACLAHNSPLMRTGLLDISTSHRAAMALSSMLSVSNPDLPGLLRFSKGTPLELFAYAFRASPPGSLNWEHYSHIKQPLVIAERYLSKSLAQARQGVNILLYGPPGTGKTQLTRLIACRLDSALYEVACTDSHGDPVSAKQRLCSLRAANSVLHSQRAMLVLDEIEDIFQAANATESSRSQKGWINRMLEENTLPCFWLSNSIEAIDAAHIRRFDLVIEVPNPPLAQRKQMLRECGGGKVSDELVEHLCAHEQMTPAVLERAVRVGRSVSQRAGKLLDSTIRCIVDGTLKAQGFEKLQRNESTLPAFYSPEWINSDLPLDGLVDGLRAHPQARLCFYGPPGTGKTAFCQWLAHALNKPLMVKRVSDLVSPYVGMTEQNLADAFERAQQEDAVLLLDEVDSFLQDRRKARQSWEVTAVNEMLTQMESYQGLFIASTNLIRDLDEASLRRFDLKVHFGYLATAQAQTLFAAHLKALSLKDPQNSAASRLRGEAFLTPGDFAAIARRGRFKPFASADELATALLAECRLKSTGQQRPIGFTQWTN
- a CDS encoding helicase-related protein, with product MQRINKATAEAVIDFSGNNRDLQGLAEQQLLGAVALYNKLADHRVAYLADEVGMGKTYIGLGVAALMRHFNPGLRVLYLLPKNNVRDKWIKDYRAFVQTNYRLDDLAVKGLGGGPVTPFKDCRNLSELVQTVASGNERDMFLCTSIFSFALGNTVAQVLNNTRQFEELMPQYRDLMAPLVRQLRAMSGNSKPAELKRKVKDVWMQALGKMLPRFDLVVVDEAHNLRAGRESSDRNRLLATLLGDNRRIKRLLLLSATPFDRDLGQLRNQLALFGFNRQADLPQGSDPADPDMRAALSRLLVRRLNTLTLDKVAHTRNMYRREHRSGEAAEVKLTVAQKLFAALLQKKVSEHLQENCSNRFELGMLASFESYLPGEKNQPVEFDGLEAVSEGDSSRDAADRSVVEYLVDDYEKSFKRRPPHPKMDSVCQQTHRLAFVEGKKQLIFVRRVRSVSELKFKLEEAYDHWIGDYIGGDDAVARIFQRYRARTVERSHSLIENEAADGFEASASSDNFFTWFYRGQNPELDGDTRLGPLPSYFRSTLLQSRLFETNWVSLPGMPVVNSLTIDWGVIGKSESVASPGQRYRLAQYAYLRAVAEGGDGAATVARHVLNVLFEGFQAMCDLAEPSGLARELARSTLWDRLRGHDELRGLAPQWSAETFTQLATLNSGEVDRLLRRLITHQELLGVLCRVDHPFIDLYSLRHARRERDGDADGSFIAALAGLLTVQQADHTPFSSYQILRDTAQNLDLLIKLNFPEVYSRPVSGLTKYLASQVRSTSPIRGATGENSGSRTAIAALFRMPGYPRVLVSTDVFQEGEDLHTFCDSVVHYGISSSPIALEQKVGRVDRVGSLAHRRMHSAGAGYAEHFIQVGFPHIRQSMEFYQVRQAAANMNAFIQTLHAVGQQGPRFKRELELHEEVVDQAPVQPQILDFLTSHYEITDNDIQGDDCSRAISYQADAMKRRLAHVKNQLGATLRDLTGDPQLFVREAGDGWHLSTTGRKPPHAGAPCVTVRSAVGMAELLVSATLPGEIEDPGDIDSPIGRVRFVQALQADPFRRLSQVPGTDSSRRLAVQYSVDNYAGSDGVLIGDEILDVYQRASGTRPASSKCPEQTVLRVHEMVDRLVHDTERMSVRRLSTWRLEFCFKLEGRYQLVRWGFKGQYVMFSAKVVNRKWTRKLATFKRFSQSPLVEHTLGRNARFELVDFHVDHDEELSVRACHPVQHINEEELMYIAHQVASQADRLGHVLMGREGDIGGDD